The following DNA comes from Candidatus Methylomirabilis lanthanidiphila.
CAATACGACTGAAATTCCCGCTTCAGTTGTGCGGATCCGACCTCTTGCAGCATACCGAGCGCTGATTCCCCGTATTGTTGCTGGTAGGCCGCAAAGTGCACCGTGTAGTGGCCCTTCTTTTGGACGCACGCGTCCATTTTATCCATGCCGCCCATTCCCTCACCGCCGTGGGCGCGAGCCTGAGACGTCCAGGCAATAAGTAGAAGCATCGCGAAGCATAAAGACATCAGGTGTTTCAGCATTCAACTCCTCCTTCAGTTATTACAAAGAGTGCTGTGAGCCATTCAATTACGCCTATTGTACACCAAACGACCTGCTCATTTCTACCTTTCACTTTGACGAAATTCGGACATCCCCTTGGTGCGCTGGGGCTCGCGTTCTTGGAGGCGCCGCTCGAGCTCTGCAATGTGCTGTGACTGCTCCCGTATCCGCATTCGCAAGCGGAAGTGTCCGGGAAGATTCAGGAGGATGGCCATGATCGCGCCGAGGGCGGTTGAAATCAGGATGACGACGACCATCGAGCTCTGAAATTGCCACCAAATGAACTTGACGACCGCCTCACCGGAGTTCTGAACGGAAAAGACCGCGACGATCATCGCGAGTATCAGGAAGCCGATGAGAGAGAATTGGTTCATGCGCCGCCTCCTGTGTAATGCGTTGCCGGCAGATCTTCGACCTTGATCCGGGCGATCCGTCGGCCTTCCATATCCACAATTGTCAGCTTCTTGCCCTGATAGGTGATGATGTCGCCACCCTTGGGCATCCGCTGAAGCTGAGTCAGCATAAAGCCGGCTAGTGTCTCGTACTCCGACGACTCGGGGAACGGCAACTCATGCTCGTCCCGCAGGTCTTTGATGCTGAGAGAGGCGTCAATGATGAGCGAACCGTCCTTCAGTCGTTCGACTGGCTTCTCAGCGGGCTCGTATTCGTCGTGAATCTCGCCTACGATCTCCTCGATAAGGTCTTCGATCGTCACCAACCCGTCCACACCGCCATGCTCATCGACCACGATGGCCATTGACATATGCCGCCGCTGCAGTTCCTTCAGGAGCTGGCTGACTTGCATAGTCTCCGGAACGAAGAAGGCGGGGTGAATGATCGTTTGCAGCGACACCTGTCGGTGCTCCAACTGCAGGCGTAACAGGTCCTTGTAATACAGGACACCGCAGATGTCGTCGAGACTCTTACGGTAGACCGGATAACGAGAGTAGCCCGTTTCGACGATAAGTTTGAGCGCCTCTTCCAGCGGGGTGTCCAGCTCGATCGCATCGATCTGAGGGCGAGGGATCATGACCTCCTTGACCGAGGTCTCTGTAAATTCGAAGACGCTGTGGATCAACTCCTGCTCTGTCTGGTCGAAGATCCCCTGCTCCTTCCCCTCCTGAACCATGAGCTTGATTTCCTCCTCGCTGACAAATCCCGTCGTCCCCTGAGGGGCGGCGCGGAAGAGCGAGAGGATCAGGCGGCTTGACGCGGTGAGCGGACGACCGATCAACGAGAACCAACGGGCCAGCGCCTCATGAGGTCCGGCGAGCGCAAGGGCCACCTGTTCCGCATAGCGGAGGCCAAGCGATTTAGGAACCAGCTCTCCGAAGACGATGGTGAGATAGGTGATGACGACAACGACGATCCCAAGCGCGACCAACTCACCAGTCGCCCCCGATCCGTCGCCGGGAAGGCGATCGAGCAAGGGTCGGATCACCCTCACCGCCAGCGCCCCGCCGATAGCGGAGGCGAGCGTACTGACGAAATTGATCCCGATCTGGATGGTAGCCAGGAATCGATCAGGATCATCCTTGAGCCGCTGCACTGTCGATGCCCGGCTATCTCCCGCTTCTACAAGCTCCTGCACCCGACTTCGACGGAGCGAGATGACCGCGACCTCGGAGCCGGCGAAGAACCCGTTAATCAGGATCAGTATGAAGATGAACAGCGTCTCGAACACGAGTGTTCCGCTGCCTAAGCCTTCTATCATAGTACTCCTTCTTCAGCCGTCAGCTTTCAGCGAAGAGCTGACCGCTGAATGCTATCGGCTGCTTTTAGGGCCACAGACCGGGATCGGCCGCCAGTCGTTCTTCAATCGGACGAAGCCGCTGCCGAAGCCTTTCCGTCGATAATCCGAACCGGTCGCCTAGACGAAGAATGGCCGAGGCCAGGTCGCACTCCTCCATCGACTCGGTCTGCGCTATCCGTTCGACCATTGGTACCACATCGCGCGTGAAGAATTCGTACATCAGGACGACGGATTCCGGTTGGTCCACGGCGTAGCCCAGTCGCTCGGCGAGGTCGATCACCTCCTGGACCTCTCGCAGGCTATCCGGGTCCGGACGTTCACGGAGTCGGCTGAGCCGCATCTCGAATGCGTGAGCGAGGAGACGGCGCACCGGCTCCCGCTGTGGAAGGTTGAGTCGCTTCGCGTCGTCGGCCAGCAGCAGCAGACTGCGATAGAGGGCGGCCCCGCCATCGGATCGCCACTGCTGCATGGACTCCTCCAGGTTGCGGGCTACGATAAACTCGGCCGGGATGCGCAGTGCGTCAGGCGGAGACAGCCCCGCGTCCCAGAAGGCGCGGAGCAACCCTTGGGAGTACGTCGCCAGTTCCTCGTAACGTTTGCGGAGCGCCTCCCACCCGCCGTACAGCGTCATGAGGACCTCCTGCCGATCGTCCTCGGACAGGATCGTGAAGGCAATCGGCGTGGCCTCGGTGTCGCGTGGAGACGACGCACCTTCGACCTGATCCTCAAAAGTTTCCTGCCGTCGACGGAGATCCTCCTGGCCCCTCCAAGGAAACAGAAAGCCGCGCATTCCATCGGCATTCGACCACTTCAGGACAAACCCGAACTCCTTACGCTCAAAGGTGAGGAATGAACACACGTCGATGCCGCCGACAAGCATCGTCCCATTCATGAGGGGCAGACGCTCAAAACTCAGCCGTTGGATATCGAAGGTGTGTGTGCGATACGGATCGGGCAGGTTCGCCGCCAGTGACCGCATGGCGTACAGGGCGGCCGATCTGGCAAGATCCACCCGTGCCGGCCGAACCCGGACGTCCCAGATACGCCGGCCGTCGCGTTCGGCAGGGAGATTGCTCTTAGCGGTCTGAAGCCTGGCCACGAATCGCGCCTCCAGATGCGGCGGCGCAAAGGCAGAGGCGAGGTCGAGAGCCCGTGCCGCATGTTTGAGGTTCTGCACAGCCTCGATGTCGGAGATGTCGCTGAAGAACCAGCCGTCGCTGGACTGCATCAGCAGGGCATGACGCTGCATCTCCAGCAGCCGTAGCGCCGCCGCTCTGTCCCGCGTCGAGAGCGGTCGGCGACTGTGCGCGCTGAAGAACTGCTCCATTGAGGGGTGGCTCCGATCAAGGAGTACGGTAATGTAATCGTTTCTTGCCGCCCAGACATCGGTAAACAACCGACCCGCCTGTTCTGCGAAGAGTCGGTGCAGATCGCTGCGAAGGCCATCAATCGCCTCTCGGAATGGGGCTCGCCAGGCCTGTCGCCAGCCCGGCTGACCGCCGGTACTACACCCGCAGTCTTCCTTCCACCGCCCCAGGCCATGGGCGCAACTCCAGGCGCTCCCCTCTCGGATGACCACCTCATGCATAGGGGGCGCGCTCGCAAGATAGGCCCCGAAGTTGGTGACCGTGAACTCCTTCGAGGCGGACTCGTTCGCCCACAGAGCGGCCAGCGCGCGTTCTCCGAGCCTGGTGTGATGACCGTACGATTCGCCGTCGGTACAGAGGATGTGCAGACGTGACGACGAGTGGCGGGACACCTCGGCGAGCCGTCCGGCGAGACGATCGGTCCCTTGCAGCAGGCCCTCAAAGGCGATGGCGCGCGACAGACCGGCATCGTAGAAAAACAGATCAATGGCGCTCCCATGCGGCAGGCGACACCTGTACGGGCGCGAGGGATCGATCCAGTTCGAGCCCAGTTCATGCCATCGGTCTCCGTCCAACGCGCGAAATCGAGTTGCCTGCCAGGGCGCCAGGACGGCATACCGGATCCCGTATTCACGGAGGAGCATGAGCGTCGACAGATCCACACCCGTTTCCGGAAGCCACATCCCCTCCGGCTCACGGCCGAAGCGGGACCTGAACTCAGCGATCCCCCATGTGATCATTGTGACGCGGTCCGTTGAGTGGGTGAGCGGCAAGATCGCATGGACGTACGGGTGGGCCAGGGCATTGCCATGTCCGCCGTAACGGACCATGCTGTCGCGATCGCCCTCGATCATACGGCGAGCGGTCTCTGGGGCCTTCCGTTCGAGCCAGCGAAAGAGCGTCGGTCCGATATCAAAGCTCATACCGGCATAGTTATTGACCAGGCTGACGATTCGGCCTTCGTGGTCCAGGAGCCTGGCCCATCCGTTCGGGGTATAGCACTCCGCAGCAATCCGCTCGTTCCAGTCGTGGGCGGGGGCGGCGGACGACTGCTGCTCAACCTCATCGGTCCAGGGGTTCTCGCGCGGCGGCTGATAGAAGTGCCCGTGGATGATGACCGATATCGTCGCAGGCATGTTCATTGCGGGTCGGTATCGGCGCCGGACCGCCGGGTGGACTGGATTAGGCTTCGCAGGATCCGGCTGCGATTCGCGCCACGCAGGAGGGACGAGAGATCCTCGTACAGCGTGGGGTCGTCGATGAGCGCCCCAAGCGTTCCCTCTCCTTGAGCCAGGCGTCCGGAGACCGATTTGAGATTCCTGGAGGTCTGCTCGAGATCGGCCATGAGCGACTCGGCTCGCGGGTCCGCAAACAGGATGTGCGCCAACCCCTTTTGATTCTGCAACTGCTTCATTATACTCGATAGCTGCTGAAGGGCGGTGGCGGCATCAGATAACTCTTTCAGGATGTTGCCCGAGCGCTTCTCATAGACCAGCGCGTGGAGCAGTCCGGTCCCCTGTTCGATCTCTTTCATGATCCGATTGAAGGAGGCGATGCTCTCAGCCAGATCCTGCCGCGCTTCGACCCCCGCTCCGCCGCCCACGAGCTGGTTCAAGGCGCCCGAGATCTTGACGACATTGTTCACAATCTGATCGCCTTTCTGGAGCAGCGTGGCGTAATCCGGTGGATCGACGCTTGCGATCGTCGCGTCTGGGGACAGGACGGGCTTATTAGGACTACCCACGGTCAGTTCCAGCACTTTGTCCCCCACCAAGCCAATGGTCCCGATACTCGCGATCGAATCCTCCCGGATCCGGTCCTGAAGTCTGGCGTCCAGACTCACGGTAACACGGATCTTCTTGCTGGCAAGGTCCTTGCTGAAGGTGATGTCGTCGACCGAGCCGATGGAGGTGCCGGCCAGACGAACCGGCGCTCCGACATTCAGTCCCTCGATGTTGCTGAAATAGGCGTGCAGACTGTAGCGGCGCTCGAAGATCTGGCTCCGGCTGCCGATGGTCAGGACAAAGACGATGAACAGACCCATCAGTCCCAGAACAAAGATGCCTACGCGCAGTCGCATCCACTGTTCACGTTCTGCCATCTGCTTTTCCCCGCTGTACCCTTGCAGTTCCAGATCCCATGGTCGGTAGAACCTCGAACCTCGAACTTTGAACCTCGAACGTTGAACTTTGAACGTTGAACTTATCTTATCTTACCCCATCGTCCCATTGACAAACTGTCGGACCAGCGGCAGGTCGGCGCGTTGGATTTCCTCCGGCGTTCCGACGACGACAATCTTGCCCTTGTCCAACAGGCCGATCCGATCCGAGATCTTGAAGGCGCTCCGCATGTCGTGCGTGACCACCACCGATGTCACCTCAAGCTTTCTATTCATGTCTACGATCAACTCGTTGATCTTCTCAGTGTTGATAGGGTCCAGGCCGGTCGTCGGTTCGTCATACAAGATGATCTTTGGCGTCAGCGCGATTGCCCTGGCCAAGGCGACCCGCTTTCTCATTCCGCCCGACAGGTCGGCCGGCGCCTTGTCGTCGGCGCCCTCGAGTCCGACAAGGTAGAGCGTCTCTGTGATCCGTTCATGGATCTCCCACTCCGACATGGCGGTATGTTCGCGGAGGGGGTAGGCGATGTTCTCCGCCACCGAGAGGGAATCGAAGAGCGCCGAACTTTGAAAGACCATCCCGATCTTCTTCCGGATCCTGATGAGTCGGTCCTCCGGCAGTGGTACGATATCCTCTCCCTCGATCAGAATATGGCCTGCCTCGGGCTTGAGCAGGCCGACGATCAACTTCAAGGTGACGCTTTTACCGATTCCGCTCCCGCCGATGATGGTGACCGTCTCACCCGGCCGGATCGCAAAATCCATCCCAGCCAGGATCGGTATGTGGTTGAACGACTTGTAGACCTGGCGGAACTCGATGGCCGACATGTTCATCTCACCAGCCCTCCAGCCACCAGAAGAACTTTGTCAGAAAGAAGTCCGAGATGATGACGGCAATGGCCGAGGTGACAACGGTCGCCGTCGTCGCCCTGCCCAAACCTTCTGTTCCACCCACCGTCTCGAGTCCTCTGTAGCAGCCGACAATGGCGATGATGAAGCCGAAAACCACTGTCTT
Coding sequences within:
- the corC gene encoding Magnesium and cobalt efflux protein CorC; amino-acid sequence: MIEGLGSGTLVFETLFIFILILINGFFAGSEVAVISLRRSRVQELVEAGDSRASTVQRLKDDPDRFLATIQIGINFVSTLASAIGGALAVRVIRPLLDRLPGDGSGATGELVALGIVVVVITYLTIVFGELVPKSLGLRYAEQVALALAGPHEALARWFSLIGRPLTASSRLILSLFRAAPQGTTGFVSEEEIKLMVQEGKEQGIFDQTEQELIHSVFEFTETSVKEVMIPRPQIDAIELDTPLEEALKLIVETGYSRYPVYRKSLDDICGVLYYKDLLRLQLEHRQVSLQTIIHPAFFVPETMQVSQLLKELQRRHMSMAIVVDEHGGVDGLVTIEDLIEEIVGEIHDEYEPAEKPVERLKDGSLIIDASLSIKDLRDEHELPFPESSEYETLAGFMLTQLQRMPKGGDIITYQGKKLTIVDMEGRRIARIKVEDLPATHYTGGGA
- a CDS encoding Glycosyl hydrolase family 57, with translation MNMPATISVIIHGHFYQPPRENPWTDEVEQQSSAAPAHDWNERIAAECYTPNGWARLLDHEGRIVSLVNNYAGMSFDIGPTLFRWLERKAPETARRMIEGDRDSMVRYGGHGNALAHPYVHAILPLTHSTDRVTMITWGIAEFRSRFGREPEGMWLPETGVDLSTLMLLREYGIRYAVLAPWQATRFRALDGDRWHELGSNWIDPSRPYRCRLPHGSAIDLFFYDAGLSRAIAFEGLLQGTDRLAGRLAEVSRHSSSRLHILCTDGESYGHHTRLGERALAALWANESASKEFTVTNFGAYLASAPPMHEVVIREGSAWSCAHGLGRWKEDCGCSTGGQPGWRQAWRAPFREAIDGLRSDLHRLFAEQAGRLFTDVWAARNDYITVLLDRSHPSMEQFFSAHSRRPLSTRDRAAALRLLEMQRHALLMQSSDGWFFSDISDIEAVQNLKHAARALDLASAFAPPHLEARFVARLQTAKSNLPAERDGRRIWDVRVRPARVDLARSAALYAMRSLAANLPDPYRTHTFDIQRLSFERLPLMNGTMLVGGIDVCSFLTFERKEFGFVLKWSNADGMRGFLFPWRGQEDLRRRQETFEDQVEGASSPRDTEATPIAFTILSEDDRQEVLMTLYGGWEALRKRYEELATYSQGLLRAFWDAGLSPPDALRIPAEFIVARNLEESMQQWRSDGGAALYRSLLLLADDAKRLNLPQREPVRRLLAHAFEMRLSRLRERPDPDSLREVQEVIDLAERLGYAVDQPESVVLMYEFFTRDVVPMVERIAQTESMEECDLASAILRLGDRFGLSTERLRQRLRPIEERLAADPGLWP
- a CDS encoding Mce family protein; the protein is MAEREQWMRLRVGIFVLGLMGLFIVFVLTIGSRSQIFERRYSLHAYFSNIEGLNVGAPVRLAGTSIGSVDDITFSKDLASKKIRVTVSLDARLQDRIREDSIASIGTIGLVGDKVLELTVGSPNKPVLSPDATIASVDPPDYATLLQKGDQIVNNVVKISGALNQLVGGGAGVEARQDLAESIASFNRIMKEIEQGTGLLHALVYEKRSGNILKELSDAATALQQLSSIMKQLQNQKGLAHILFADPRAESLMADLEQTSRNLKSVSGRLAQGEGTLGALIDDPTLYEDLSSLLRGANRSRILRSLIQSTRRSGADTDPQ
- a CDS encoding organic solvent ABC transporter ATP-binding protein, which produces MNMSAIEFRQVYKSFNHIPILAGMDFAIRPGETVTIIGGSGIGKSVTLKLIVGLLKPEAGHILIEGEDIVPLPEDRLIRIRKKIGMVFQSSALFDSLSVAENIAYPLREHTAMSEWEIHERITETLYLVGLEGADDKAPADLSGGMRKRVALARAIALTPKIILYDEPTTGLDPINTEKINELIVDMNRKLEVTSVVVTHDMRSAFKISDRIGLLDKGKIVVVGTPEEIQRADLPLVRQFVNGTMG